In Amphiura filiformis chromosome 1, Afil_fr2py, whole genome shotgun sequence, the following are encoded in one genomic region:
- the LOC140165823 gene encoding glutathione S-transferase theta-1-like: MGLDIYNVLASQPCRSVVIFLKLNNIDYNDKFVDMRKGEHKTPEYLAMNPNHTVPVMNDDGFIICESTAMVKYLASKYQTADHWYPSDLKKRAKVDELLDWHHTNIRKHGVGVFFNIKLGHLFGLPALTPEQIDEKYKELDGSMTLIECFLKDQKFLCGDEITLADLFIANEVLQPTKCERDIYEKYPKVKAWMERVRERLNPAWDEVVGVFDQIISGI; this comes from the exons ATGGGGCTGGATATTTATAATGTTCTCGCTTCTCAACCGTGCAGGTCTGTGGtgatatttctaaagttaaacaACATTGACTATAATGATAAATTTGTCGATATGCGAAAAG gaGAACATAAAACCCCCGAGTACCTGGCAATGAATCCAAATCATACTGTACCAGTGATGAATGATGATGGCTTCATCATTTGCGAAAG TACTGCAATGGTGAAATACCTAGCCAGCAAGTACCAAACAGCAGACCACTGGTACCCATCAGATCTCAAGAAGAGAGCCAAAGTTGACGAGCTGCTGGATTGGCATCATACTAACATCAGGAAACATGGCGTGGGAGTGTTCTTCAACATT AAACTGGGGCATTTGTTTGGGTTGCCCGCATTGACCCCTGAACAAATAGACGAAAAATACAAGGAACTTGATGGGTCGATGACATTGATAGAATGCTTCTTAAAGGATCAAAAATTTCTTTGCGGAGATGAAATTACCCTTGCTGATTTATTCATTGCTAATGAG GTACTTCAGCCAACGAAGTGTGAGCGAGACATTTACGAAAAGTATCCAAAGGTTAAGGCGTGGATGGAACGTGTACGGGAGCGATTGAATCCTGCATGGGACGAGGTGGTTGGCGTATTTGACCAAATAATAAGTGGCATATAG